The sequence below is a genomic window from Pleurocapsa sp. PCC 7327.
ACCGGATAAAGGGGCGATCGCGTGAGTCAAAAAATCGTTGGGATGCTAAGCAGCTACCGAGGACTGAGCGATCGCGCAGATTGGTTATGGAAGCAAACCCCCTATCCTTTTGGACTCTGGCGAAATATGCAAATGCTGGCGAAAGCAGATAAGCCTGATTTTTTGCTTCTGTATCAATTTGACTTTTTTACCTCGCCTAAACCTCAGTCTCTTCCTTGGTGGAAACGCTGGCGAACTCAGAAAAAACCTCCTACCCAACCGGACTTTTCTTCGTTGATGAGAGGCGTTTCTAAAGAACGAATTATTTACCTATTAAGAGAACCTCCCTTAGAAGAAGTCATCGCCAAAAACAAGGCGAATTATCAAGCAGCAAGCCAGTATTGCGGCTATGTGTCCGGGCCCGACAATTTTGCGCCCAATCCCGACTACATGCCAGCCATCTGGTACGTAGACAATTCTTTCCGCGAGTTGAACGAGATGGGAGCGCCAGAGAAAACGCGATCGTGTAGTTGGATTACCTCTGGCATCGATCGCACGGCAAATCATCGCAAGCGTTTGGACTTCCTCAAGCTTCTGAGGGAAAATGAGATCGACTTCGATTTGTACGGACGGGGTTTGCCAGATTGGGCAAATGGTTGCGGCAGCGTTGATAACAAATGGAGTGCCATGGCTCCCTATTATTACAATCTCGCGATCGAAAACTATGCAGACAATGAATGGTATGCCAGCGAAAAGCTTTGGGATGCTCTGCTATCTTGGTGCCTGCCGCTCTATTATGGGGGGACGGCTGCGGATAAATTACTGCCGCCGGGAAGTTTTTTAAGATTGCCGAGTTTGGACGAACGAGGAATGGCTTACATCAAAGAAGTGACGGCGAATTTAGATGCATGGCACGAGGCAAAAGACGCGATCGCCCAAGCAAGACAGATTATTCTTCACAAGCTCAATTTGCTAGCATGGCTATCCGATTTTGTCGGAAAATTCTCTTGAGATCGGGTAAATCTTAGCAACGGAGACTTCCGTAGGAGGAAGATATTGTCTTGAACCCTTATTTTTCCAACTGCGAGAAATCGATTCATGGCACTTAGGAAACGCATTTTAAAAAGGTTTGCACTCATCGTCAGCACAATGGTTGCGATCGCTGTGTTTATATCGCCAGCGCGATCGCAGCTTTCCCTACCCAATTTCGGACAAACGCCAAATTGGTTCATCCAAAACGCCGATAATTTGGTGGTTTCCTATTGTATTCGCCTCGACGGACGTTGTTTGTTTAAAATTGCCTCACCCAAATCCGATCTCTCCCAACGAGTCGATCAGATCGAACAGCGATTGGAAGATATCAGCGATGATTATTTCAATCGCAATGCCGAATCCTTGAAAGTTGAGAGCAGAATCGAGAATAACGCACCGAATATTTATATTTCCGTCGGCGATCGCGAAGTTCGACTTTTGAGCGTTACCAATTTGGATACCGGACGCGAAGGGATCGATCTCGAAACGAAAGCCAGCGAGATTGTCGAACAATTAGAAACCGGATTAAAACGAGCCAAACAAGAACGACAATCGGAATTTCTTATCCGTCAAGGAATCATTGCTGGCGGTTTATTGGGAGTCATGCTTTTATTGACTTGGATAATTGGTCGCCGGGAAAAGCGACTCAAGCAGTCAAAAAAGCTTATTTCTCCTGAAATTCATCTCTCCAATCATCAGCCGATTTCAACTCAGTTGATGCAACGGCAACAATGGAATCTCAAAGAAGTTCAACATCGACTCCTACAGCTAATTCAAATAGGTATTTGGATCGGAGGCTTACTGCTAGTTTTAGGACTCTTTCCCTACACCCGCATCTTACAAATTGAGATTCTCAATTTTCTGGAAATTCCTTGGCGAATAGTTATCATTGCCGCGTTAGTTTATATTTTTATTCGCCTCAGTTACGCTTTCATCGCCAAACTGAATTCCTTTCTGGCTAGCGACTATTTGCTTCCGCTAGAAGCCGATCGCCGGGTGCAATTGCGCATCAAAACTATCTCTGTCGTAGCCAGAAGCATCGTCACGATTCTTTGGATTGGGGTTGGTATTTTAGTCGCTCTTGCAGCGATCGGCGTTGATATTACCCCCGTACTCGCTGGCGTGGGACTTCTCGGCGTTGCCGTCTCCCTGGCTTCGCAAAACTTAATCAAAGATGCCATCAATGGATTTTTGATTATCCTCGAAGATCAATATGCCGTA
It includes:
- a CDS encoding glycosyltransferase family 10 domain-containing protein, with amino-acid sequence MSQKIVGMLSSYRGLSDRADWLWKQTPYPFGLWRNMQMLAKADKPDFLLLYQFDFFTSPKPQSLPWWKRWRTQKKPPTQPDFSSLMRGVSKERIIYLLREPPLEEVIAKNKANYQAASQYCGYVSGPDNFAPNPDYMPAIWYVDNSFRELNEMGAPEKTRSCSWITSGIDRTANHRKRLDFLKLLRENEIDFDLYGRGLPDWANGCGSVDNKWSAMAPYYYNLAIENYADNEWYASEKLWDALLSWCLPLYYGGTAADKLLPPGSFLRLPSLDERGMAYIKEVTANLDAWHEAKDAIAQARQIILHKLNLLAWLSDFVGKFS
- a CDS encoding mechanosensitive ion channel family protein; amino-acid sequence: MALRKRILKRFALIVSTMVAIAVFISPARSQLSLPNFGQTPNWFIQNADNLVVSYCIRLDGRCLFKIASPKSDLSQRVDQIEQRLEDISDDYFNRNAESLKVESRIENNAPNIYISVGDREVRLLSVTNLDTGREGIDLETKASEIVEQLETGLKRAKQERQSEFLIRQGIIAGGLLGVMLLLTWIIGRREKRLKQSKKLISPEIHLSNHQPISTQLMQRQQWNLKEVQHRLLQLIQIGIWIGGLLLVLGLFPYTRILQIEILNFLEIPWRIVIIAALVYIFIRLSYAFIAKLNSFLASDYLLPLEADRRVQLRIKTISVVARSIVTILWIGVGILVALAAIGVDITPVLAGVGLLGVAVSLASQNLIKDAINGFLIILEDQYAVGDVISVGDASGLVENINLRITQLRDAEGRLITIPNSKIEIVANLSSYWSRADITIPVAYQADLDRALEHINLVAQEMSQDDSWRRQILETPQVLGVDSFDDRGAIVRVWIKTQPLKQWDVSREFRRRIKIKFEQAEIPLPVPQQQVWFSRQYTSKNRRRKVENGGVGDF